DNA sequence from the Colletotrichum destructivum chromosome 9, complete sequence genome:
CCGGACAACACACCCTACGGCACACCATGGGATCCCTCGtctgggacgacgagaaccGCTGGGTGGGCAAGCAGCCCTGGTGGAAGGACGCCACCTTCTACCAAGTCTACCCGGCCAGCTTCAAGGActcggacggcgacggctgGGGCGATCTGCCCGGCCTCATATCCGAGGTCGACTACCTCcacgagctcggcgtcgacgtcgtctggGTCTCCCCCATCTTCGAGAGCCCCCAGGCCGACATGGGCTACGACGTCTCCGACTACCAAAAGATCTACGCCCCCTacggcaccgtcgaggacgtcgatACCTTGCTCGACGAGTGCCACCGCCGCGGCATGAAGgtcatcctcgacctcgttgtCAACCACACCTCCGTCGAGCACCACTGGTTCAAAGAGTCCCGCTCGTCCAGGGACAACCCCAAGCGCGACTGGTACATCTGGAAGCCCGCGCGCTATGACGAGAACGGCGTGCGCCACCCGCCGACGAACTGGCGCGGATACTTTGCCGGCCCGACGTGGACCTGGGACGAGCACTCGCAAGAATATTATCTGCACCTGTACGCGCCCGACCAGCCCGACTTGAACTGGGAGAACGACGCCTGTCGCGAGGCGATTTATGAGGACACGATGCGCTTCTGGCTggagcgcggcgtcgacgggtTCCGCATCGACACGGTCAACAAGTACTCCAAGCGGACCGACTACGTCGACGCGCCCATCACCGACCCGACGTCGCCGCACCAGCCGGCGCCCGAGATGTGGTGCAACGGCCCGCGCATCCACGAGTTCATCCGCGAGATGAACCGCAAGGCCCTGGCCCCTTACAGCGCTGTctccgtcggcgagctgTCCCTGACGCCGCACCCGTCGCAGGTGATCCCCTacgtctcggccgccgccaaggagctggacATGGTGTTCGAGTTCTCCGTCATCcgcctcggcaacggcaacggcttTGGCGCCAAGTACATCTACCAGCCCTTCCCGCTGTCGACCCTCAAGAGGTACACCGAGACGTGGCAGTCCTTCATCGAGGGCACCGACGCCTGGGCCACGGCCTTTTGCGAGAACCACGACAACGGCCGCGCCGTGTCGCGCTTCGGCGACGACTCAACGCCCGACCTGTGGcgcgcctcggccaagaCCATCGCGCTGTGGCAGGCCACCATGTCCGGCACGCTCTTCCTGTACCAGGGCCAGGAGATCGGCATGACCAACATGCCCGCCGCCTGGGGCATCGAGGAGTACAAGGACATCGAGAGCGGCAACTTCTATGCCGAGGCCCTTGAGTCCGGCGACCGCGAGCGCATCGACAAGACGATGCACGGCCTGCGCATCCTGGCGAGGGACCACTCGCGGATCCCGTTCCAATGGGACGACGGCCCCAACGCGGGCTTCACGACGGCCGGCGCGAGGCCGTGGATGCGCGTGCACGACGACTACAGGAGCATCAACGCCGCCCAGCAGCGCGGCGACCCGGACTCGATCCTGGCCTTCTACAagacggcgctggcgcttAGGAAGCGGTACCGCGACCTCTTCGTCCATGGCTCGCACCGGCTGATCGACCCGGACAATGAGCGGACGTGGACCATCCTCAAGGAGagcccggcgccggtgagcgagaagccggcggcggcggcggcggtccggAGGAGGGCGCTTGTCGTGATGAATTTCTCCAAGAGCGAGGAGGCCGCGGGTGACGTGCCGGCGCTACTCGGCtgcgacgcgggcgacgtgAGGTTGTTGGTGGGCACGAGGGAGGGCGGGGAGCTGGTCAAGGGGGTGGCTCCCGTGCTGAGAGGGTGGGAGGCGAGGGTGTATACAAACTTTGAGATCTAGAAGCGATACCCTGGGTTGCCTTGTAGTAGAGAGGGTTGGTCGGGTGAAGAGCACACACTGAGCTCCCGAACTTATCAGCCCTTTGTAGGCACGTTTTTTTATGAAGGGGGTTAAAGGCTGGAATCGTTTTGAAGCGATTCAAAGTTAGCAGcatgggggggggttcaaaCCTGATTTCATGTCAGTTTCGTATGTAGACAGATGCCCATGAGAATGTGGACCAAGGATACACGGAGGGCAAGGGAGaacgcacgcacgcacgcgAGACTGCGGACTGCGGCAGAGGTATTCCTATGTACTCGAAGGGACGATGGTTCGCTCTTTGAGAAATATCAACTTCTTCTACAACTACGTCTTCAGACTTTCGGCTATCATTGCCCGGGTAAGTTTAGGGTTGGCGCCTGTCAGAAATTCTTGTGGGAGGGGGAATGTGTGTTCTAGACGCCGCGTCCTAGCCGTGTGTCCGCAAGGCCGAGGCATGCGCGTTTGTGTGGCCGTTTACCTCGCAACCCCCCAATGCCGTGATGGGGAACGAACAATCCAATCGTTCGAGTGTCAGCTAGGCTCCATCTCACTAGCGGCCGGGCCTGTCCAGCTCCTTGGAACCATTCTCATCAACTAGCGAATGGCTTGACAACATTATGGTGGTCTGTCGGTCGGGGTGTGGTTCATCTCACCTCACTACGCCAagcccccgcccccccgcccccctaAGGTTGTGTGGCATTGCAAAGGGAAGATAACCCAGCAACCATACACAGCCTTTGCAGATTGAAAGCTGCTGTGTTCAGGGTCTAGTTGGTGGCGGTTGCTTTtggattggggggggggggtttcgTCGGACTGATACCATTTGCGTATTTTGCCTGGCGCATACTATCCACGTGCCATCGTTCTATCGAAAAGGAAAGATGCGGTTCCTTTGTAtcctcgccgcggcgccgccgatccGACTCGGCGGAACCCCGTCTACGCCGTCACTTGTCTTGCCTGGCGCGCGCACCGCAGCGGAATACAGACTAGCGGGGCGCCCAATAGAGATAAGACAAAAACGTGGGTACAACCTGGAATCCGGGAGAAATTTCAAtattctttttcttctctgcCTATGACGatggggggtggggggggggttcgtgTTACACCGTCAACGGCCGCCGGTATCGACGACGATCCTATAGCCCACAATCGGAGGCAGCTTTTACTTAGGTAGTAACTTTTGGTATCACAGGGTCACTCGAGTAAACGAACAGTTCAAAAAGATGGGGTTACTCGTTTTGCTTCGTGGGTTGCAGACGAGAGGATCTAACgtgaagggcagcaatcgACGGAGGCGGTGATATGGCTGGCCAGATGGACCCACCCTGACGGAGGTAGCTCCATGTGATATGATTGGCCCAGAGGGGGCCATCGTCTCCACTGTTCCATCGATAATCCGGTCGGCATTCCAACAGTAGGTAGTACAATGATCTTCTATTCTAGGCTCTCTGGGCAGAAGCCCACTTGTGGCTGTGCTGGTGATCAAATTGGGACTCGGCTGAAGCAAATAGATAACTACTAACGTTGAATATTGATGACCAAGGGCCTCGACATCCGACGCTCTCCAATGTTCTGTGGCATTCGAACGGCCGATCGAGTACAACGGGTTCGTTTCCGGAGGGGATGCATAGACCGCCAAAGGCTGCAGCCCTGTCCTTCCTGAATCTAGATCGCtgtgggcgggcgggggcTTAGTGTCTAGGGCTGGCAGCTGATATCACGACGGCTAACCCGCATACGGAACATGTCTGGTTCGCACGCACTGCAACCGGCGATTTCTACGCACGCGGGCGAGGGAGCCTCTCGCGAACAGCAAGAAAGCGACGAGTGTCCGTCATGATTGAGCAAACGGAGAGCTTGATGGGCGACAAATGCGGACATGTGCATCTCGCTGCCCTGCCAGAGAGCCATCGATACAAAGGAATGGAGAACCGTCAGTGGCCAATACATATCAAAATGCGTGCCACCCAGCATTCTGGAAAGTGAATTTGTTCCTAGTCCTGATACTAAAGATTGGCTTTTTCCCCCTCACGTCCCGCTTCGCACCCATCTATTTGCTTCCCGATTTTAAAAAAATTTGATGTTGAATTCGTTGTCCCTTTTTAAACTTTGGTGATGCCGTCTTACGCTCAACCCATTGGTGTTCTCCAATGAAAATGCATGCGTCTTCCAGAGTCATGCTCGTCAGAACCCAGCTCTAGAACCGGCCCCCCATCGCCTATATCATCCTCGACTATTCCAAACAACCACTCTTCGATCGCGTCTACCAGCTTTAGTACGGCCTCGGCCCCACGGGCTTGTCATACCCGGCCCTTAGGCAGGCAACATGGCCATCACCAGCAAACAGTTCCTGGTACGCCCGCAATCCACATGTAACGAGCACACCAAACAGACGGCTCCTGACACCGTGTCTAGGTCGGAGAATGGATCTTACTCGCCCTCTGttttgtcgtcgtcttcgcccgACTAGCAGTACGCACTTGGCACAGGGTCTGGTCTTTTTGGCTATCCGAGatcttcctgctgctcgctCTCTTGTTCTTCGTCATAATCACTGTAGGAGACACCTATACCATGGCTATAGGTCAAAACGTCTTTGAGGATTACTACGACGAAGGCTTCGCAAAGGTAGGCATGTCCCGGTTTTTTTTCCTGAACTGTTACTCTTGGGGACGTACAGAGAGTACGCTAACCAAGAATGTAGTGGAAATATGCCAGTTTGATTATCTTCGATCTCGGCTTTTACCTGCCAAGATTTAGCCTACTGGCTTTCTACAACGAGCTTTTCCCTCGAAGCGAAAGAAAACTACGCACGTGCCTCCAGCTCGTTGCAATCTATACCGCCTGCGCGTGCGTTACGACCTTGTTCGTGGATGTATTCTGGTGCGGCACCAAAGTCTCTGAGAACTGGTGGGTGGCTTCAAGGAAAACCACGACCTACATCACCCTCTGACTTCTCGCCAGGGCCGACAGTAGTCCCGAGTGTACCACGGCAGACAGCCTGGAGCCCATATACATCAACTGGTCGATCGGTATCGCTTCAGAACTACTGAGTAAGTGCCCCAATCCTATTGCAGCTGGGCAACACTAACAAGGAGAACTGCGAAAAGTATTTGCACTGCCGTTCGGAATCCTTCGGCTGAAGGCGTTGAAAACGAAGGACAGAAGAGCCTTGCTCTGCATCTTCCTTCTCGGCATAGCCACCGTGCTCGTCAGCACTGCACGGTTTATCTTGACGGTGCACTCCATCTGGGACTACTCGACCTGTAACTATCACCGCCCTCTACGTGTCTTTGTGGGCCTTGGGCTGAACTGATTCGTCGCAGATCTCGTCGGCTCGACAGAAATCGCCACCCAGATCATAGTCATTACTCTGCCAGCACTACGTCCGTTGTTTGGCGTTGTATCGCGTCGTTGGAGCGGATACCTCCAGAGCAGGACAGAGCAACGGAACAGTGCAATGCTTTCCAACGTTAAACAAAATCAGCAAGCGTCTGGCACGGTCGGTAGCGTCTAATTCAAACCGAAACAATCGCATCGTGTGTCGACAGTGCTGATATGAACAAAAGGTGCTACGTCTGTTGGAATGTGAgaatgccgccgccgccgccgcagtgCGGGAACCTACAGCAGACAAATAACGTTTTGTTGTCTGAACGATGAACGACTGTATTAATATGCAAGGGTTGGTATATAACAGGGATTTAACAGGGATTTGTTCTTGAGCATACTCGACATTTGCCAAGATTTCAGATGATTATAATACACTCTTCAAGGTTCTTAGGAGGAGTTTGGGTGAAAGAACGATGATTCTTCCCGAGACCCCTGTATGACCGTTTCCCAGGGCCAAGAGCTCGCAGCGCGGAGCCGATCAACGTATAGTTACTATCTAAAGCCCAaatgaaaagaaaaaaaaaaaagttaaATTATCAGCTGGCGTCCATGCGGCCTCTATATCAAGGGGCTGTAATGGCGGCCTACAAGGAAAACGTCTACGAGGAAAGTCAGCAAATAACAATTCTCGAGACCCTCACGGTCGATGATTCTCCACTGTCTGgtgagaaaaaaaaaaacggTCCTTGTCGACTGAGGCGTTAGTAATTCTTCCCCAGCACGGCGTGTCGTTCGGTATTCCTTTGGATTATTAGAGCTCATTGCGACTCTAACCTCTGGCCCACACCGACGCTACGACCTGGGGTTTCTCAAATCATCTTATTATGGCAATAGGGAGAggggccgccaaggccgctaACAAACTTGTTGTGGTTGGGCCTGCGCTCCCAACCCCGGGCCCCGGTCAACCTGAGCCAGGCAAGTTCCCGGCATTCTTGTGAAAACGCCGCAAGGTCTTCAGCTTGGCAAAGATAAACATTCAAGCGAGAGAGTCCCCCGTACTTTGACATTCTACATTGAAGAATGTAGGGTTTTAGATTTTGTGctcggtggtggtggtggtggtgggggggCGGAACCCCTCTTGACAAGATCTCTGATAGTTTGGGATGATACTACAACAGTAAGGTGAAAGAGATTTGTAGGATGTTCTTAAGATGTTGAATCAACGTACAGACGTTGAGAAAACCGATTACTCATCTCATGAGTTTCAAAACACTCGATCTGCCGTTTAAACAACTCGTATGCCTTCTTGCCATCTAGAATCTCTCAAGGCCAACCCCAAACGTTACCAATAGCACAGTGACTAGGAGGGATCGTGCACGGTTCGGCAACAGAGTTGGGCGTCTTGAAACATTTCTTTCCTTGTTTGGGTTCTTTGGGCTCGATGCAGACGTACGACACGGGGAGCTCGTTTGGCCAGCGCTGACTCAACCGGCAGTCCTCCTGGATGTCGACCTTGGTACCCGATCGGGCAGACTCCCATTTCCATGTCTCGCACCTGGCGAAATCGAACTGCGTGATGGAATCCCCGTAGGGCGTTACTTCCTCGCAGTCTACTGCgagggcggaggcggcgagggccaagatcgagaGGGCTGAAGACAGGCGCATCTGGAGGCGTCAGCTGAACGGTCTTTGTAGTAGGTGTGGATACACTATTCACGTTGGAAGGAGGTCCGGCTGGAGGGGGACAAGTCCTGGATTTGGGGTTCAAGATGCAGGAGACGCAAGACGAAAAGAATATCAGGACGCGAGAAAACGAGTGACCACGGTAAGGTGTGCTCTGTCCGTGTGGGTAGCACTAGCACGGCTGGGAGCGGCGTATAGTTTCAATAAATAGGTAGTCTCCGGAGTCGACAGATTACCCAAAGGCGGGAGCAACACACCGGAGCACCCAGCAGGCGCATGTGGATTTGTCAATCGTCGGCGATGATCATTGCAAACCCAAAACATGACAGTATGACCTCTTAAAATATCAGCAGAATGGGCACACTAGGTGCGTTATAGTTATTTTGGTGTAAACAAAAGCGACGATCCTCCCGTTCTGAGCCCCGCCAAGAAACACCCCAACGGGTGCCATCCCGGGCATCACGTCAGGCCAACGCGGGGCAGCCCCTGTCAGGTCGTCGGTGAAGACCGAGATATAggccgagagagagacctGGGGACCTCACCGGGGACTTTGGGGCAACTTGAGTCAAAGGCATGTTCGTCCACATCGCCGACCCCGAGGCCCCGGGCCATCAGTAGGTAACGTTAACTGTCGACTATCGATTGATCAGCATGTCGTAAAGTCCCGCACCCCCGTTCACGTCGGACCCGAAAGCGAGCGAGTCCACGGTCAAGCGGGAAGCCAAATTGATTGGCGTCGCTTTCAGAGCATCGATCGGCATCGAGACAGCCAGGGCCCTCACTTGTAGCAGTCGGCATGATTACAAAAATGGATTAGCATGGTGCGTATAACCTACGGCGTGGGACCTGATGATATAAGTCAAGGTGAGCTCCAGTCCAGGATTCACTTACACAAACAACCTCGCTCCGCACAAACCATTCGCTCGTTCACCGACAACTTGACGGTTTTTGCATTTGAGCACCATGTGCTCTTTGCGATTACGTCTCAACCAGATACCCCAATACCCTCTTTAGGATCTTTCAACTCGAAGTTGGCTATTTTGCCTACCCTTTCGGCCCTGCtccaaaaaagaaaaagacaacaacaaaaaacACTACAAACACACATACACGGCGATAACGACTACGATGAAGACCCAACACATAGCCCTGCCGAGTCTCCAGGCCGCGtccgtcgccttcttcgccgcgcgcggcgccgaggccaggAGGGTCTTCTGCGCCAACGCGAACaacgaggtcgtcgccgacgtcaacTGCGACGGCTCGCAGCCCGCCGGAGCCTTCTTCCGGATCGGCagcgacgtcgaggtgccGTCCGTCGGCAGCGCCATCGACCCGGCGACGCTGAAGTATGACGCCGCGGACGTGATCGGCCGCCAGAACGCCCGttacccgccgccgcccgaaTTCATCTCCGGCGGGTTCGGGAAGCGGCAGTGTGAGAgcgacgacgccaagaagaagaaaaaacagCCTggccccgtcggcggcggcggcggcggcaggtcGGGCGGCAGCAGATCGGGCGGCAGCAGGTCAGGCGGCAGGGGCGGCGGTTGATTGTTTCTATCGCTTTGTGGCGTATTGTATGCTTAGGCGGTTATTTGGTTTGTTGAGTGCAGCGCCAGTTTGCCTCCTGGTTTTAATTTtcctttctccctctcatTCGCAGACGATCACGGGGTGGCGGCAGCTGGTGTTGAATAGACGTGTTTGTAGCATTCAAGAAAGGAGGCAAAAGTTCTGTTCGGTTCGTCTGTTCGCTCTTTCGTCACATAGGCTTGGGCGGGGAGATAGGAGATGCTGGGGAGAGAGAACTTACACTGCTCTGGTTCCATCTGCCGCGAATTACAATGTGGACGGGTCTGACTGGCTTCTACGATGAGCTGCGTTACGATTAATATCCCAGTGCTCTTGACCAACTCACATGTACACTAGAGTGGCCTCGTTATGATCGAGATTGTTTAGAAAGGTGTCAATACATCGGCATGTTGGGTGCTAAGTCATGACAGCCCAGAGCGGTCACGAGGGCTGAGACCAGAAGAGAAACGAACCATTGAACCACCACTAACATCAATGTTGACAGCTCGGGCGATGGGACTCGTACCCCCCCAGAGTACACATTGTGTCGGTGTTCCCCAGACGCATATTAATGATGTGAATTGCTATGCCAAGGCAGTAGAACCTAAGTATACCGGACTAATGCACCGCGTCTTTTGTATGAAACCCAAGTTTCCCCCAAAAGAAAACTCCGTTTTGATGTGCAAAACAAAATGCCATCCCAACGCCTCAACCATGACTTCGTCTCGTAACCATTCGAGCTCCCCCGGGTCAAGGACACGTATGTGTCCCTTCTTCCCAAGTCTTTTCTATCGTCCCGTCTCCCctttttactttttttttttgtctctCCCGTCTCTGTGCATCAACAAGTAGGGCCCTACTGCTcctcctggacgacgaccccCCACTCGTGCTGCTCACCGCCGTACATGATGTCCCTGATCCACTGCTTGATCTTGAGCGTGTactcgccgccctggccgtcgccgcccatgcccatgTTGACATCCTTGCCGCGGTGGTGGATGAGGGAGATGGGGCAGATGAAGAACTGTTCGCAAGTCAGCCAGCCGTTCACGAAAAACTCGACCACACACAAAAAGCGGGATGGAGCAACTTACAGCAGTACCGGCTGCGAAGGACTCGACAATGCGACCCTCGTCGTGGGCCTCAATGACCTCGTCAATGGTGTACCTTCGCTCaacgatgtcgacgtcgtcgccgagacgctcGCGGGC
Encoded proteins:
- a CDS encoding Putative glycosyl hydrolase, family 13, catalytic domain, glycoside hydrolase superfamily; amino-acid sequence: MGSLVWDDENRWVGKQPWWKDATFYQVYPASFKDSDGDGWGDLPGLISEVDYLHELGVDVVWVSPIFESPQADMGYDVSDYQKIYAPYGTVEDVDTLLDECHRRGMKVILDLVVNHTSVEHHWFKESRSSRDNPKRDWYIWKPARYDENGVRHPPTNWRGYFAGPTWTWDEHSQEYYLHLYAPDQPDLNWENDACREAIYEDTMRFWLERGVDGFRIDTVNKYSKRTDYVDAPITDPTSPHQPAPEMWCNGPRIHEFIREMNRKALAPYSAVSVGELSLTPHPSQVIPYVSAAAKELDMVFEFSVIRLGNGNGFGAKYIYQPFPLSTLKRYTETWQSFIEGTDAWATAFCENHDNGRAVSRFGDDSTPDLWRASAKTIALWQATMSGTLFLYQGQEIGMTNMPAAWGIEEYKDIESGNFYAEALESGDRERIDKTMHGLRILARDHSRIPFQWDDGPNAGFTTAGARPWMRVHDDYRSINAAQQRGDPDSILAFYKTALALRKRYRDLFVHGSHRLIDPDNERTWTILKESPAPVSEKPAAAAAVRRRALVVMNFSKSEEAAGDVPALLGCDAGDVRLLVGTREGGELVKGVAPVLRGWEARVYTNFEI